Sequence from the Eleginops maclovinus isolate JMC-PN-2008 ecotype Puerto Natales chromosome 14, JC_Emac_rtc_rv5, whole genome shotgun sequence genome:
CAACTCTGTGACACACTTCAAACAGGTTTTAGACTTGACTAAGTTCTCTTATGATGATTGTTCTCTTGCATTACTTCGAAAATCAGAACTGCAGTGCCACCATAGTTCATGAAACCACCATCAACCACTGTATACACAATAGTGGCTTGGTGCTTGACAGATCACTTTGCATGACCTGAGGTTGTTCCATACTGCCAGTCATTTCATaagagaggcacaaaatacacatttgaacctGAATATTAGCATGTGACATTCCACTTGTTGACACTGATTGAGTTTATAACACATAATAGGGATACTTTTAAAAGTATGAGAAATAAGgcaatataaaatgtgtgaaatctTCATGCAGCAATGTGTTTTGGGCATGTACATGTGTTGTGTTTAGAGAAGGCAGAAATTTCTTGTGCATTTTCGTCGACACGCTCAAAACATATCTTCACTTAGAAATGATTGAAAATACCCAAAATCAGAACATTTCTTGTTGCAAATAAAACACCACTCCATTAGTACAAAGGAAGAATGAATGTTTATTGAATTTTCACAATGTAGTCTCATTAATCTGCTACTGGTTTTACAGTCAGTGTTAAGAGGTCAGTgcataaagaaatataaatccCTTTATAACAAAGGGATAAGCTTGACTTGGAATGTACCATTGCTACACCTAACCGACTCGTGGAGAAGTAAAAAGGAAGCCTCTAAATGTAATggcaaaaaaatcacaaaactaaatttaaaaaaaatgtaaaaagatcATTCCATCTTTTAAGACCTATATAAATGCAatatcaaactttaaaaaaaaatgtcacttcctcttttttgtAGCTGCGCCACCAAATAGTAAGTGTTTTAGTAAGATTGCACGTAACTAGTGTTAGGTCGTGTCCATACAACAATTCTCATTTTAGCAACACCAGAGAGTTCTTTAGGGGGCAGAAGATGGTGCAGCTCAAAGAAAAAGGGGAGTATTTCTGCGTTTCTATCTTAATGATAATCTGCACAAACATCTTGCCTTGGGATATCACACACAACTCTTCAATACTGCAGCTCTCTCCGGATAACATGAGGTACAAAAATCACAAGTGTTACCTTATCATCGACTGCAAAGACTACACAGGATTACAATACACATAAATATTCAACTACGCTCTCACCAGCTATCAGTCACATAATTCTCACTGTCATGATTTGTGTACCAAGAGATTTTCCTACATACACACGGCACAAGTCACTCGAACTAACAATTGGGGGGTTTTGAAGTGAGATCACAGTTTAGCAGCTTTAACTACCTGATTAAATAGCCCTAATGGTAACGTGTGAGTGTTTTAAGAGAAAAATCATATTAGAGGTACTTAATCGCTTTGCTATAGAATGTCAGCCTTCATTAACTTTTATTTAGTGcttcttttctctattttatgcGTTATTTGGAGGCAATAGTGCCATTGTTACGCCTTCAAAGCCCTTCAAAATTAGTGTTAGGGTTTTGCAAAGCTCAAAGCTGCACTGTAAATACCACCAAAAGCTGCTACAATACTCCTtcatatgaaaaacaaaacatatcacTCTATGCAGATGACACCCCGTTTTCATCCACAGTCTGGAAAACAATTGTTGTCTGGTTTTCTTGGTTGTAAAGCCACCGTGATTCATAGTTACGTCGCTACTCGACACTacactctctcctctcccacAGCTTAGGTTACTGTTGATTATAGTAAGGCTATGGTCTATGGATCTAGTTAAGAGTGCCCATCGAATGTAGTGGTGCCCCGCCTTGCTCATACATCCCCATCCTCGATGCGAGCCAGCTGCCTCTCCAGCAACTCGATTCTCTGGCTCTGAGCGAGGACGACGGCACGCAAGGCCTTCATTTCTGCCAACAACTCGTTCAGCAATTCCTCCTGAAagcaaagagaagagaaaaacagaaaactacTTTTAAAGAGAACACATTATGCTCATGTATCTTGTGACTCTTCTGTGAtatgtttccattttttaatgttcaaaaagcgctttatttttctcatactgccttgtcaccctgtgtctgaaaccagtctGTGCCCAGTCTGCTGATTGGTTCGCTGGCTGGCtggctcagttgtgattggtcaactgcttaagAGTTGTGTTGAAAATATCCCAgcccttagcttatcacgtacaatgtgttggcgcaatagccaatagaagcggcAGTAATCAAAGTGTCCAATGGAGGCCTTTCAGGCAGGGGGACGTGgcgagtgtgtgggagagtaactccctctggagggaacgtTAGGATtacagcctttgcagaccatttacatgcacaaaaacctatataacataTTTCAAGAAAAGGAAAGCCCCAAAGCGtatgatagggcccctttaatatacTATAACACAGCCTTTTTCAAACAGGAAACCAACCCATAAATATTATAATACTCAAAATCTTGGAAACTACGTAGTCTAAAATTGTCAGTCAGTCAAATCAGTTTTATATCAATCAACTGGCCAGCCGTAGTCTGATCCCGTCCGCTCACCTCTCTCTTCGGTCTCTCAGTATTTCCATCCGTCTCTCTTGTGGCTACTCGAGGCGCCTCTTCTTCCGAGTGAGATGTGGGAGCTGCTGCATTGGATGGAGTGGCGGACCCAGAGTCCTGCGGGGCGAGCTTGGGTTTGCTTTTGAGGATGTCTCTGTGCTTGGATGGAGGAGCTGCGTACCCGCCGCTCAAGGAGACCAACAGGGGCGGAGCATCCTGCCCAGCGATCCATTCGTCAGCCAGGAGGGCCGGCTCTGATCCAGCTGTGTTCGGGTAAAGGTCTCCCTGGAACAGATCTGACTGGGGAGGCAAGATGGAGacattaaattgtttttattataaagttatGGATAGACACACTTTTCAATCCCTAttcttactttttaaaggtTGTGGATGGCTTACCTTTCGTGGTACAGTCATAGAAATGGGTTCCACTTTCCTTTCATGCAGTTTGTAGAACCTAAAGAGGCCCAGGAAATATGTCAGGCTGGTGTATACAATATgttctttttataaaaacaaacccCATAAGAAGACCAGAACCAGAAACACATCTCTGAATGCTTTTAATTCCAGTTATTCCTATTGAATAAAATCCAATAGatagttttaatttaatgttaaaCTAATTGGAAAAGTATCTAAAAAGGAAAGACCAAACATATTTACCTGGCAATTTCACACTTGTTGACATCGACACCTCTTTTACTGAGAAAACCGGCACCTCTCTGAGGCTCCTTGCTGCTGTATAAGCTGAGGAAGTGAACATACGGGGACTCATCTGTCACTTCAAAATACCGGATGGTGCAGTCCCCCTGAAAGCAGAAGATCATATAATCAAGATGATTGAAGCGGAAGTTCAGACTAATTTGagtaaagctgtgtttttctttacagcCCTAAAGTCATACCTTTCCACACAGGTACACCATGTTTGTATCAGGGTCATAAAAGGGTAAAAGAACCCCGTTACTTGTATCCATCTCCTGTACGGCCATTGGCTCAGTGAGATCTTTCTgtacaaacaaagacaaaaaagaaatacacattgaTTAAATACTACTTGCATTTGCAATTCAACCCAACTCACCAAAAACCTTTGCTATGGTAAGTTTAAGGTTAGATCTTAGAAAGGATACATTCACATCAAGTGTGTTTAAAACACTAAACATGAGCACAATGACACACTTTTTGCTTGCTGTAATCCTACTAGACATTCAATGTTAGCGATATGGGACATTATTTAGCTCTTGTGATgcaaaaatgtattccaaatcTGATCTGAAACCAAGACACGGCTTAAAAAGTAGGATCGGTTTGTAGATATCTGGCAAAGCTACTGTGTGAGCATACAATCCCTCTTTGTGTTACTATCCCTCCACTTAAgctaaacacagaaacactgtcCAGGGAAACACAACTGATGTACTACAAAGATTGACTACATGTCCATCAACAACCTTAAGCACCAGACCCTTATTTATGccttataaataaacaaataaactgcaCAATACCCGTATATTAACATTGAATGTTTTAACCGTCTACTGTGCACTGTGGAATCACTATGAACACAATCTATAGCACTTACCGGATCCCACAATGCCATTTGTCTCTCACTCATGCGGCTGAAGCCTGTGGTCAGGATCTTCCCATCTGAGAGGAACACAGCTCTCATTGGCCTTGTACCATCATGGACCTTCTCTTTCACCTAGGAAAACAATGAGATCATGGTAAAGTCCTTACATGGAAAGACCCAGCAAAGAAGCACTATTATGAGATGGATTTACTGTCAGTATAtgcataacatttttaattaaatatatgaaatcaCCTTGAGGACGGTGCCCCGGCGCGGGTCGATGACACGCAGAGCCTTGTCCTTGCAGACCGTGCAGACAGCACTGCCGTCCTTGTTCCAGCAGACACTGTAAATCATATCTGGGTGGGCATCACTCAGCTGGTACACAAGCTCTCCTGTGCCCACGTTCCACACACAAATCACGTTATCGcagcctgcagagaggaagacacaACATCCATTAATGCTTTAAAGCAGACATTAGAACCCATATCTTCTGTTGAATTGAAGTGTATTTCCCCTCAGTCTAAAATGCTATCTTTCAGTGCCCGTTCCTTTAAGACTACCTCCCGAATAGACACATTCGCTTGTGATTGGTCACTGTTTCTTGTGACTGCACAGTTATGGGAATGACAGTAATGGAGTCTACCATCACTTTCTATTTATATAATTAACACTGTTAGTGTGTCATCCCAACTAAATGGAAGTCCTGACTCCTATTTAAAACCAACACTGAATACTTGCTTGGTGCATTTCTCCATGGACAATTTTCAAAGGGTTAACGTAGCCACTTCCTTTTCATAGTATGGGTCTTTTAAGAGAAAAAATGCTAAACAAAAAGGAACTTAAATTAGATTGCTGACTTGTGATCTGAGCTATTTACTGAGTTAAAAAACTGACTGTCTGATTTATGTGGAGCAATGCTTTGAAGAGCTATGTATATCATGATGAGTTGATTAAATTAAGATGCAAGATTGAAGCGATTAGAATAGTTCTGAAATGACAGCCAAAGTCAGTTTCTTAAGATCGGAGTGGTCTGATTGATTTAAgaagcagcagacagagaaGGCAGAAGATTTAACCTTTACAGATGTGGAGAGGAACACAAGACAAGAGATCTACGACATGGGAAAAACAAGTCACGTACATGAAGATGACTTTCTTTGCTTGTGAATGGactagtgtgtgttttgggataCATATGCTAACacataaaacaattaaacaacatCTCTTTGAAGCGTAATTCTTTTTCAAGTTCATCACGCCTTTGTCTCTCTCCtggattttaaatgatataataatgcAGTATTGTTATAATCTATCAGTGAACACCAACACAGTTAGATAAGACCTGTTCTTTAACACACACCATTTACACATTGataatgtgttgtgtttagAACATGGATAACAAAACAAGTAATGTTTTCAGCCATGTCGTAGCTCTTGATAATTACTGTTAAAAAGTTTAATGGCAAGGACTTGTATTTGATAAAGAAACTCCTTTGACATGGTATTTCAGCACACACCCTTCTTtcttttatgtaaatgtatgtaaaaatcCCTTATAAACCACCATGGTCTTTTTGCATGATGGTACACTTAAATTCATACTCCCTACAGTGAATAATGCCACAAGTCATATTTCAGCAGACACATACAATCAAAGCAGTCTTTTGCAAACCAATTACGGGGCACCAGGATGTGATAAATGGCGTTACCTGCAGTCATGAGGATATTGAAGGCAGTTGGGTGCCAAGCCAGGATTCCCACTCTTTTACTGTGTCCTTCAAGGGTCACAATGGCCTCAGTCATTGGGCTCGTCAGGCCTCCGTCCGGTATCTGCCACACCTTCAAACCACCAGACACAGCAGACTTATGAatgtgatgcattcaggtgCACGAGGGCTACTGATGTGTTTTGTGATGCATTGACATATAATAGGCTTTTggtcacagaaacagaaacacttttaaggcagaaaaaggaaaaaagttaTGTTGACAACTTTAATGGAAGCCTAATTTTGCTCTCATGGAGTTTGAAGCCAGTTAGCATATTCAACCATCACATTACAAAAATAAGGAGGCATTTAAGAAAAGGTGTTCCTTGTTCTGGaatagtttaacatttttgaaaagctcTCTTATTATCTTTCTTGCTAAGACTTAGCTACATATTAAGTTTGACACCATTTACGCCTGTTTGtttaatatgaagctacagtgacgaaacagctagcttagcttagcataaagctaGCTTGACCAGTCCATCACATAATCCTTTGTAAAACATCACATTAATATATCACATTGTGGGAtctggtaaaaaaatatatatctataacTTACCTGTTAATCATTAAGTATTACAGGTAATTAGCCAAAGCCCTGCTAGCTGTTTCCATCTACTTCCTGCATTTGTTCCAAGCTAAGTAAACCTCTTGTGGTTgtaaattcatattttgtgcacacacacacacacacacacacacacacacacacacacacacaagtagcATTGAAATAACTCTAGGCAAActacattacatattacatcaTGGGACAGTACAAACAGTAGCAGCTCTTTTATAGCAACAACACAGAGACCTAGTTGAAATATCTGTAGTCGGGGTTGCTTTTGTCATATGTGACACCAATTACTGATTAAGGGCCACCAAGGCACATGCTTGCCAAATGTTGACCTACCTTCACTGTGCAGTCCTCTGAGGCACTTGCGATGATGTTGTCGTCATGAGGAGACCACTGGATGTCCAGCACTGGGGCTAAATGTCCACAAACTGTAGGACTGGATTGATCGATTCGGCCCGCCTGTGGGAGAaatcaaaaagttaaaatccgAGACTGAAAAACGTTAACATATTACACAAGTATAACCTTTGTCCACTATTTTCCTTTGACTATGAAATCGCTGCATGTGCATTCCAGGACATGCAGCTAGGCACAGACTTGCTGACATATTACTTTAAGCAGCACAATGGAAACAAGGAAACAAGATAGAGGCGTTTAAATATATTGATCCACTGATTTTTGAAGGCTGAGTGTAATGCAACCTTGCTGATCGGAACAACGAGGAAGGCCCCTCCTCCGCCGGATTCGATGATAACGGCGATGAATTTTGGGTTGACCG
This genomic interval carries:
- the coro1b gene encoding coronin-1B, translating into MSFRRGVVRQSKFRHVFAQAWKSEHCIDDIRVSRVTWDTSLCAVNPKFIAVIIESGGGGAFLVVPISKAGRIDQSSPTVCGHLAPVLDIQWSPHDDNIIASASEDCTVKVWQIPDGGLTSPMTEAIVTLEGHSKRVGILAWHPTAFNILMTAGCDNVICVWNVGTGELVYQLSDAHPDMIYSVCWNKDGSAVCTVCKDKALRVIDPRRGTVLKVKEKVHDGTRPMRAVFLSDGKILTTGFSRMSERQMALWDPKDLTEPMAVQEMDTSNGVLLPFYDPDTNMVYLCGKGDCTIRYFEVTDESPYVHFLSLYSSKEPQRGAGFLSKRGVDVNKCEIARFYKLHERKVEPISMTVPRKSDLFQGDLYPNTAGSEPALLADEWIAGQDAPPLLVSLSGGYAAPPSKHRDILKSKPKLAPQDSGSATPSNAAAPTSHSEEEAPRVATRETDGNTERPKREEELLNELLAEMKALRAVVLAQSQRIELLERQLARIEDGDV